The nucleotide window TTCAATGTAAGGCTGGTCTTTTACAAATTTTTCGAGTTGTAAAATTACTTTATGCGTTTCTTCCATCGAAGAACCGGTAGGCATTTTTATTTTGATTGTAATTAATCCGTCATCTGCTTTTGGTAAAAATTCAGAACCAATTTTGCCTAAGAATATTATTCCAACATAAAATAATCCAAGAGTAACAAGAACAACAATCCACCTAAATTTTAATGACAATTTTAGCAGAGGCTTATAAGGTTTGATGATAAGCTGGATAAATCCATCAGCAAGTTTTGAGATAATTCCTTTTTTAATTTGAACCGGTTTCCCTTCCTTAAACAGTAAAGAAGTAAGTGTTGGTGTTAATGTTAAAGCAACAATAAGCGAGAGTACAATCGTAATTGCAACTGTTAATATTGGAATGGAAGAAACAAAGCGATAAAAGTTAAAGTTGCCGTTAAAACTGCGCCGCTTACCTGCTCTGCACCTTTTTGTACCGGATTAAGTTCTTCCGGTTCTTCTTCTTGAATACGTGTGATGTTTTCAAGCACAACAATACAGTTATCGAGCAGAACAGTAATCGCGACAACTAAACCGCCAAGAGTAAAAATGTTGATTGAAAAATTCAGTAATTGCATAAAAAAGAATGTTCCGAGCAGTGTAACCGGAAGCGTAAGTGAAACTATCAAAACTCTTTTCCAGCCGGTTAAGAAAAATGCCGTAATAATTATAACAAGCAATGCTGCAATTAAAGCTGCATCACGAACACCGGCAACTGCTGCACGAATGTAATCAGCTTGATCATAAATGATATCAAGATTTACGGATGGAGGAATTACAGTTTTTAACTCTTGCAATTTTTTTGCAACCAGGTCAGATACTTCTATTGTATTAGCGCCAGTTTGCTTGAATACAGAAAGTTTAACACCTTCTGTTTGATTTAATTTATTTTTTATTCGTTGGACAGCATAACCGTCTTTAACATCTGCAACATCTTTAAGGAGTACTAATCCTTCGTTCTTACCTTTTGAGATAATCAGATTTTCAATTTCATTTACATTAGAAAATTCTCCATTTGTTCTTACAATGTAATCTCTTCTTGCGGATGTAACTCTTCCGCCAAGCAGTTCCATATTTTCATCTTTCAAACGTTGAGCAACTTTATCAACCGATAAACCGTAGCCTTGTAGTTTTACCGGATTGATATGAATACGAATTTCTCTTTTCAATCCGCCGGTAATTTCTGTCCCGGCAGTTCCTTCAATGGAAGTGAAATGATCTTGCAATTCATTCTCAACATACGTCCTCAGTTTTGTTAAATCCATTTGATCGGAAGTAATCAGCAAATCCATAACCGGCAATTGCGAAGGATCAGCTTTGAATACGAGAGGTTCTTCAGCATCTCGGGGTAAAAACTTTCTTACTTGTCCAAGTTTAGAAAGAACATCTTGATAGGCAATATCACGGTTAGCATTGTATGTAAAGTAAACTTGAAGTGCGTAAAGACCTTCAGTGCATTGCGTTTCCATATAATCAAGATCATCAACGGTTGCAACCTTGCGTTCGATTACTGTTGCGATGTTGTCTTCAATTTCTTCCGGTGTGGCTCCGCGCCACGTTACATAAACTTTTATCATTGGATAAGTAATATCCGGTAAAAGATTTGTTGCAAGCTGCGTGTATCCGAGGATACCAACCACAACAATGGCAAACATTAGTATAATAACTGTTGCCGGTCTTTTTATTGCTGAAGTTGAGAGTTTCACTTTTTCTTCCCGTCTTTATTCATTTCTTTCGGTTTTTGAACCATCACCTTTATTCCATCTTTCAAAAGTTCTTGTCCCATCACAACAATTTTTTCTCCTTGAACCAATCCAGAAATGACTTCTGTAAATTTATCGTTTGAAATTCCCGTTGTAACAATTCTTTGATGCGCAACTGTATCTTTAATAACGTAAACTATCTTTTCATCTTTTTGATTAACAATAAAAACGTCATTCAGAACGGTAATAGTTTTCTCTTTTTTATCAGTAATCAATTCAAGTTCAGCCATCATTCCCGGAGTAATATCTTTTGAGCCGTTTGTAAGTTTCAATTCGACTGGAAAATTTCTTGTTACCGGATCAATCTGCTGATACTTCAATGTTACTCTTGCTGCAAATTCTTTTTCGGGGAATGAATTGAACTTTACTTTCAACTTATCGCCTAATTTTATTTTAGAAAATAAATCTTCAGACACAGAAGTTTTAATGATAAGCGAATTGAAATCAACTATAGTAAATAGATTTTGTTTTGCAGAAACAGCACTTCCAGCTTCAATAAACTTTTGTGTAATAGTTCCACTTAAAGGAGAAATTACCGGAACACCAAGAAATAATTTTTCCGCATACTCCAATTCTTTCTTCGCTTGTTCAAGCTGCGAGTTTAATTGTGCATACTCTGGACTTGCGTCAGATACTTGTTCAAGTTGTGATTTTAATATTTCTACCTTGCTTTTTGATTGAGACACAAGTGATGTTCTTTCTTGTGTTCCGATGATTGCAAGTAGTTTATCTTTCCGCACAAAAACATTTTCGCTCACATTCAGTTTCTCTATGTAACCATCTGTCGGCGCTAAAACTGTTGTCATTATTTTAGCTTCAACAGTTCCGGTAAGATTAATTGATTTTGTAATTGAAGCAAGTTTTACTTCTTCAACTTTTACAAGCGGTGCTTTTGGTTTTGGCTTGTCTGTTTTTTCTTCTTTCGAACATCCGACTATCAGAACAGCCAAAATGGCAACTGATATAAATACTTTTGCTTTCATAAAATTTATTTCCGTTATTTTTATCTCTATTGTCATTGCGAGCAAGTCTTCGAGCGAAGCAATCTACCACACGAAAGATTGCTTCGCCCCGATAAATCAGGACTCGCAATGACAGTAATTAATTAAATGGTATTTCATCGCTTCCAATATTGTAATTCAACTCAGCAATGGTTGTTAACAAATCAATAACAATCTGATTGTAGTTAAGCTTAGCAGTTGTTAAAATCGTTTCCGCATCAAGCACATCAAGACTGCTGCCTTTACCGATATTGTATTTCATATTTGATGTTGTCAAACTTTCTTCTGCAAGTTTTACAATTTTCTGATTACCGCTCAACCGGCTTTTAATATCCTCCAGCTTTACCAGATTATTTTTAATATTTAATTCAAGCTGTTGAAGAGTCCCATTTTCATTTTCTTGCAAAGCCTCGATTCTAATCTTTGCCTGTTCAACTTTCTCTTTAAAATTTGAACCTCGAAAAAATGGAAGAGAGTAAGAAACAGTAACGCCGATATTCCAGTTAAAATTTCCCATTGGAATTTCGCCGTCCTCTACATTCGTAATGCCAAAAGCATATAGATTTGGATAGTATTCTTTGTTTAACAAATCTGATTCTCTGCTTCTCAATTCTTTTTGTGTTCTGATATTTTCCAGATCGGGATGCTGGGCAGCTAACAAACTTTTAAGCTCATCGATATTGTAAGTCTTACCTGAATATTGATTCCATAATTCGTCAATATTATCAACCACACCGAATGAATCACCAAGGAAATTACCGCATCGTGCATTGATATTATTCTTCTGTACATCAAGTTGATTCTTTGCTTTCACGAGTTCATCAAGTGCAACCTCAATCTGAACCTGAGCTTTGATAACGTCAAGGTTGGAAACTTTTCCAATGCCATACAGTGCTTCAGCATTTTTAAGATGTTCTCTCAACTGTGCAATTGCTTCCTCCTGAATTTGAACAGTGTGGTTTGCTTTCAATAATTCCAAATAACTTTTAGTGATTGAATAAGAAAGTACCAGACGTAATTTTCTCCCAAAGTTTTTATCGATATTTACTGACTCATCAACATACTCCTTCTGAAGTGAATTCTTGTCCCAATCATAGATAAGCTGATTGATTCTGAAATCAGCGTAAATATCATTTAAAGAATTTCCAAGCAGTTTTTGTTTATTTGGAAGAAGATATTTCCATCGGGAAATGTTCAAATCAAAAAATATCTGTGGTTGATAATCTTTGGCGAGATAATCAATTTGCTTCAAACTTGCTTCGATGTTCTTATCGTTAGCTCTGAGCTGTGGATTATTTTGGAATGCAATGTTTACAAGCTCCTCTAATTTATAAATCTTATCAGTCTGTGCGAATGCTTTTGAAGAAATTAAAAGCAAAAGCATAAAGCCGAATAAAATCAATTTACTTTTCATTTTTTAGCTTCCTCAATTCGTTTAGAAAAAGCCTGATATACTTGTTTTGCCCTCGACCTATCAATTGCTTTTGTTTTCAGATATTTCAAATTCTCAGTTGTCATATCAAGTTTAGAAAATGGAATCCCAAGAATAGCCTCATTAGGCTTTGCATCAGTAGCATCACGGCAGCCGTAACAGCCAAAACTCATATTTATTTTTTGAGATTTAAATGGAAGGACAACCGAATCAACACAAACTGCTTGCAAAATACTTGTGCTCATATCTAACCTTCCGCCATCTTCATTAAGATAAGCGAGAGCAATCCACATAAGTTTTTCAACTTCATCTTCAATTACAATTACATCGGGATTTTCTTCCCAATCTTTTAATGGCATAGCAACAACAGCTTCATATTTACCTTGTTCAATGTGCGGCATATCATTCATTACATTTACTGCCGAATTTTTATCTCTAAAAATTCCATATCCTTGAAGCATCGTTCCATCTTCTAAATTTTTAGGTAACGGCTTAAATCCCAAAGCTGCAGCAGCGGCGGGACAGGAAATACCATCCTTAGTTAGAATTAATTTTTCTCCATTACGCGCACGCATTACTAACTGACAAAGTCTATGATCATCAGCTTTTGGAATCCCGTTTTGTGAATAGGTCTCATAAAATTTTATTCCTACCGGCTCATATTCTAAACCAACTGAATCCTTTAATGTTTCTGCAATCTTTTCAAATTTCGTTTTCATATTATTCCCACTAAGTATTCTGTGATTACTAATAAAGTATATTTTATTTTGTAAATCTATTTAACCTTTATAACCATTTAAGAACATTGTTAAATGTTCCAACATTTTTTCATCATATTCGATTTTATAAAGCAATTCATTATTTTTATTCAGCACGAGAACCGATGGTGCAAAAAAAGTTTCATACTTTAGTTGCAGTTCGTTGTGCTCATAAGAATCAACAATCCAGTAATCCAAATTGTTTATCATTCTCCTTTACAAAATTCAGAATATCAATTAATTGATTCTTACACATCTCAAGCGTGCAGTAGCAAGACATTGATGCACTGAAAAAAAGTATCTTTGTTTTGTTTGATGAGAAGAATTTCTCATCAGCATAATTATAAAAAGTATTTGAGAAGTGGAGATACCACTGGTTGAATAGGACTAAAGCTGAATCTTTTGAAATGTTCGAAATTGTGTTTTCATAATCACTGAAATGCTTCTTCAGACTATCAAATTGATTAATTGAAGTTTGATATTTACTCTCAAACTCAACTTTATCATAACTCTGGGAAAGTAAATCTCTTAGTTTGATTAAATCATTATCAGCATCTGAGCTTTTATTAGAAAGATCAATAAAATACTGTGCTGATGTCTTCTCAATTGATTCATATACCTGAGCAGAAGCAGTAATCGAAACTGTAATTACAATGAGGATAACTAGATAAAATTTTAACAACATAAAATCTCACCTAAGAGATTAATTAATTTTTTTATGGACAAATATCTGGAGCTTTCATAGTTCCTTCTTCAACTTTTCCGAAATACTTTTTTTGTAACCAAAGTGCAACATTAACAA belongs to Ignavibacteriales bacterium and includes:
- a CDS encoding efflux RND transporter permease subunit; the protein is MKLSTSAIKRPATVIILMFAIVVVGILGYTQLATNLLPDITYPMIKVYVTWRGATPEEIEDNIATVIERKVATVDDLDYMETQCTEGLYALQVYFTYNANRDIAYQDVLSKLGQVRKFLPRDAEEPLVFKADPSQLPVMDLLITSDQMDLTKLRTYVENELQDHFTSIEGTAGTEITGGLKREIRIHINPVKLQGYGLSVDKVAQRLKDENMELLGGRVTSARRDYIVRTNGEFSNVNEIENLIISKGKNEGLVLLKDVADVKDGYAVQRIKNKLNQTEGVKLSVFKQTGANTIEVSDLVAKKLQELKTVIPPSVNLDIIYDQADYIRAAVAGVRDAALIAALLVIIITAFFLTGWKRVLIVSLTLPVTLLGTFFFMQLLNFSINIFTLGGLVVAITVLLDNCIVVLENITRIQEEEPEELNPVQKGAEQVSGAVLTATLTFIALFLPFQY
- a CDS encoding efflux RND transporter periplasmic adaptor subunit, encoding MKAKVFISVAILAVLIVGCSKEEKTDKPKPKAPLVKVEEVKLASITKSINLTGTVEAKIMTTVLAPTDGYIEKLNVSENVFVRKDKLLAIIGTQERTSLVSQSKSKVEILKSQLEQVSDASPEYAQLNSQLEQAKKELEYAEKLFLGVPVISPLSGTITQKFIEAGSAVSAKQNLFTIVDFNSLIIKTSVSEDLFSKIKLGDKLKVKFNSFPEKEFAARVTLKYQQIDPVTRNFPVELKLTNGSKDITPGMMAELELITDKKEKTITVLNDVFIVNQKDEKIVYVIKDTVAHQRIVTTGISNDKFTEVISGLVQGEKIVVMGQELLKDGIKVMVQKPKEMNKDGKKK
- a CDS encoding TolC family protein; this encodes MKSKLILFGFMLLLLISSKAFAQTDKIYKLEELVNIAFQNNPQLRANDKNIEASLKQIDYLAKDYQPQIFFDLNISRWKYLLPNKQKLLGNSLNDIYADFRINQLIYDWDKNSLQKEYVDESVNIDKNFGRKLRLVLSYSITKSYLELLKANHTVQIQEEAIAQLREHLKNAEALYGIGKVSNLDVIKAQVQIEVALDELVKAKNQLDVQKNNINARCGNFLGDSFGVVDNIDELWNQYSGKTYNIDELKSLLAAQHPDLENIRTQKELRSRESDLLNKEYYPNLYAFGITNVEDGEIPMGNFNWNIGVTVSYSLPFFRGSNFKEKVEQAKIRIEALQENENGTLQQLELNIKNNLVKLEDIKSRLSGNQKIVKLAEESLTTSNMKYNIGKGSSLDVLDAETILTTAKLNYNQIVIDLLTTIAELNYNIGSDEIPFN
- a CDS encoding DUF169 domain-containing protein; translation: MKTKFEKIAETLKDSVGLEYEPVGIKFYETYSQNGIPKADDHRLCQLVMRARNGEKLILTKDGISCPAAAAALGFKPLPKNLEDGTMLQGYGIFRDKNSAVNVMNDMPHIEQGKYEAVVAMPLKDWEENPDVIVIEDEVEKLMWIALAYLNEDGGRLDMSTSILQAVCVDSVVLPFKSQKINMSFGCYGCRDATDAKPNEAILGIPFSKLDMTTENLKYLKTKAIDRSRAKQVYQAFSKRIEEAKK